Proteins from one Caretta caretta isolate rCarCar2 chromosome 12, rCarCar1.hap1, whole genome shotgun sequence genomic window:
- the TMEM231 gene encoding transmembrane protein 231 isoform X2, whose product MVQLELFSHPGPGVRYRAGLCSTAALGLLLLWALTYLPPLLVAYRSQGLWLKQSTYMEQPTVQFQYEVLLVAMTGADPGSFLAWSTFPAFNRLQEDQLRVPLISTREEDKNHDGKMDQLHFKLELPLQSTEQVLAVQLILTFSYQLHRMSTFVMQSMAFIQSSSPIPGSQLYVNGDLKLHQRQSLSHCGVDVRYNVSVINGTSPFASDYDVTNIIAAYQDRNVTTVLSDPSPVWLVGRAADAPFVINATIHYPVEVILYQPGFWEMIKFAWIQYVSILLIFLWVFDRIKIFVFQNQVLTTIPVLPVSSYKQHQC is encoded by the exons ATGGTTCAGCTGGAGCTCTTCTCCCACCCCGGGCCCGGCGTCCGCTACCGCGCCGGACTCTGCTCCACGGCggcgctggggctgctgctgctgtgggcacTCACCTACCTGCCGCCGCTGCTGGTGGCGTATCGGAGCCAGG GACTTTGGCTGAAACAAAGTACCTACATGGAACAGCCCACAGTACAGTTTCAGTATGAGGTGCTGCTGGTGGCTATGACTGGAGCTGACCCAGGCAGCTTCCTGGCTTGGAGCACATTTCCAGCCTTCAACCGCCTCCAGGAAGACCAACTGCGAGTTCCACTCATCTCA ACTAGAGAAGAAGACAAGAATCATGATGGCAAAATGGaccaattacattttaaattagaGCTTCCTTTACAATCTACAGAGCAAGTACTTGCGGTCCAGCTCATTCTGACTTTCTCCTACCAATTACAT AGGATGTCAACGTTTGTGATGCAGAGCATGGCTTTTATCCAATCGTCTTCCCCTATTCCAGGGTCCCAGCTTTATGTGAACGGAGACCTGAAATTGCACCAGAGGCAGTCACTTAGCCATTGTGGAGTAGACGTCAGATACAAT GTATCTGTGATCAATGGCACCAGCCCTTTTGCAAGTGACTACGATGTCACTAACATCATTGCAGCATATCAAGATAGAAATG TAACAACAGTGCTTTCTGATCCCAGCCCTGTTTGGCTGGTAGGAAGAGCAGCAGATGCGCCATTTGTGATTAATGCCACTATCCATTACCCAGTGGAGGTTATTTT ATATCAGCCAGGGTTCTGGGAAATGATCAAATTTGCCTGGATCCAGTATGTTAGTATCCTGCTTATCTTTCTTTGGGTGTTTGACAGGATAAAAATCTTTGTGTTCCAGAATCAGGTGCTGACCACAATACCAGTGTTGCCAGTTTCCTCTTATAAACAGCACCAGTGCTGA
- the TMEM231 gene encoding transmembrane protein 231 isoform X3 encodes MEQPTVQFQYEVLLVAMTGADPGSFLAWSTFPAFNRLQEDQLRVPLISTREEDKNHDGKMDQLHFKLELPLQSTEQVLAVQLILTFSYQLHRMSTFVMQSMAFIQSSSPIPGSQLYVNGDLKLHQRQSLSHCGVDVRYNVSVINGTSPFASDYDVTNIIAAYQDRNVTTVLSDPSPVWLVGRAADAPFVINATIHYPVEVILYQPGFWEMIKFAWIQYVSILLIFLWVFDRIKIFVFQNQVLTTIPVLPVSSYKQHQC; translated from the exons ATGGAACAGCCCACAGTACAGTTTCAGTATGAGGTGCTGCTGGTGGCTATGACTGGAGCTGACCCAGGCAGCTTCCTGGCTTGGAGCACATTTCCAGCCTTCAACCGCCTCCAGGAAGACCAACTGCGAGTTCCACTCATCTCA ACTAGAGAAGAAGACAAGAATCATGATGGCAAAATGGaccaattacattttaaattagaGCTTCCTTTACAATCTACAGAGCAAGTACTTGCGGTCCAGCTCATTCTGACTTTCTCCTACCAATTACAT AGGATGTCAACGTTTGTGATGCAGAGCATGGCTTTTATCCAATCGTCTTCCCCTATTCCAGGGTCCCAGCTTTATGTGAACGGAGACCTGAAATTGCACCAGAGGCAGTCACTTAGCCATTGTGGAGTAGACGTCAGATACAAT GTATCTGTGATCAATGGCACCAGCCCTTTTGCAAGTGACTACGATGTCACTAACATCATTGCAGCATATCAAGATAGAAATG TAACAACAGTGCTTTCTGATCCCAGCCCTGTTTGGCTGGTAGGAAGAGCAGCAGATGCGCCATTTGTGATTAATGCCACTATCCATTACCCAGTGGAGGTTATTTT ATATCAGCCAGGGTTCTGGGAAATGATCAAATTTGCCTGGATCCAGTATGTTAGTATCCTGCTTATCTTTCTTTGGGTGTTTGACAGGATAAAAATCTTTGTGTTCCAGAATCAGGTGCTGACCACAATACCAGTGTTGCCAGTTTCCTCTTATAAACAGCACCAGTGCTGA